The genomic DNA GTATTTGAGTGATGCTGATATCCTTGTTGCACAGAATGGTGGTGGCATGCTAACAAGACAAAACTATAAGATTGAGAACATTGTAGAGTCTGCAGCAGCATCTGTTGCTGTTCGAGGGGTGCTGTTTGGAAATTCTCATCCATTGAGTTCCAGGTTCATTTATTTACACATTCATTCTGACCTGGATTATCTATCAGAATTTTAATTACTCTGAAACTATTAGGTGGCATGCCATTCGACGTCCAAAGTCTTGGCAGGTGGATCAATCTTGCTCGCGTAACAAGGTTTGATTTTCTTGTCATTGTTTGATGTGGGGTTATTTTGAGAGTAAGGTTTGTTTCCTTCATTATACAATTTGGTCTTCTCTCAGTTGGAGATAGCGAGCCAGAGGCATCATATGGCCTATAATGGGTGGAGGTCATGTAATATGTCTGTTCTTGCAACCGAGTGGAGACCTGCCCTTAAATGGCTTCAATCTAGAGATTCAAATGCTTCTTATATAGAATCCGACACATCAGAAGACGAGAAGCCAAACAACAGCTCAAGATTAAAGGAGAATAGTTCTAGCTCAGAAGATGAAATTGAAGATTGgtagtttatattttaactgTTCAATAAAATAGCAAGCCTTTTTTGTATTTGTAAATCCTGTAAAATATAGTTTTAGTGGGAAATCCATTATCATCTATCTCCACCAACATTTCTATATAATTGGACGATTCTTTTAAACATATCAACTTTTATGACAAATTAATTTTCGTTTTGAAGAAATCACTCTGCTTTGGATGAAATGAAGTTTGCTTCAtacaataattaaagaaaatttgaagCTTCCCACTTAAATTAGGACAGTCAAACAAACTACTACTACTTACATGATCCTAAACTTAGTTGATTagtgaaaataatgatgaacaaTCTTCATCTGTGTTTCTTTCAAGTGAGTAACCTCTTTACTTCATGGGCATCTTGAGAAATGGATGTTGCCCTATTACATACTGATTCATAAGCATGGATGCATACATTGGAGAAACCTGTGATTGCCTCAAACACCTGAGGCAAACCCATCTGTAGGTTATTCAAGGTCATTGCCCTAGTCATCCCAACTGACTTCTCATGTCTAATTTTCTCCTCTTCTGCTTTCCCCCTCAAAGATCCTGCCTTTGCCCGTTTTATCGATATCGGGTCTGTCCTAATTCTACCACTCGACGATTCCGGCTGCATTGAAAACGAAGGTCCATACTTTCCCTCCAATGCCCTAAGCTGTGACACTTTCTTCTCCAAATGTTTAAACGCCAATTCAGATCTCTTCTTTTGCTTCTGCTCTTCTCCCTGTTGAACAACAATAACATGGATTACAGTTAACAAGCTCTTGATCCCTTCTGAAGCCACTTTATCCGGGACCCTGTTGATTGCGAGAAGCCATTCCTCGCAAAGTAAGTAGATTGCTGAGTCTTGACATGTTTTTGACAAAGGGTTTTCCCCAAATTGGAACAGGCTGAGCCTAAGCCAACCGGCTAGAGCTTGAATGTAGTCACGTTGGGCCTTCACCAAGTTGCAGAATCCAAGATGCCATTGTTGGAGTTGGAGTTCAAGCTGGAGAGTCGATTGTCTGTGGATTTCAGTGGTTGGGTCTGTTGATGGAGTCACATTCAGATACTTTAGCTGTTTAACTATGTGTGTCTGAACTTGATGACACTCGTACATACTTCTCCACATCCCCGTCAATCTGTtccacaaaaacaaaaaattcataatccTATTAGAATTCAAAACGTATGAAGAAGGTAACCGACCTTTTAACAAGCTCCACGAGCTGTGGGTAGAGATCAGATTCCCTCAGTTTGATGATTTCAGAAGATGTAGTTTGAATGGTCTGGGAAGAAACCATCATTCTTGACTCCAATTTCTCAACctccttcttcattttctctGTTTTCATGTAATCAGCTCTCTTTATCTCCAGTTTCCTAAGCTGTGAACTTCTCTTCTCATGCTCCAATTTCAATGTCTCAGCATTCTTGACTTCTGAGTACAATTTCTTCTCCCAAGCATACAGCTTCTCCACCGTGGATGAGTGACTACCAACCAAGGTATCACCTTGATTTCTTTCTGTCAAAAACTCGCCCACTTTAAAAGAATCTGTTTTTCTACAAGATCCCCATGACCATAACATTGGACTCAAACCTTTTCCATACCCATAAATCTTACCTGcaacaaaatttaataagaaaaaatcatacatttaAGTTTCATACATCGAATTCGAATACCTGATGAAGATGGATCCTGGAATGAACAAGAGGGTATTTCCAACAGAGACGAAAGAGATCCCCCAGCATTGGCAGCATTGATGAAATACTCATCCAACTCTTTGATTATTTCAAACAGGTCCTTCGATTTACACGACACAACCATGGCCAGCTCGCTCGTCGTCGTAGTGGTTACAACCGAAGGAGGCGCAGCGACGGCGTGGTTAACGGCAACCTCTGACCCAGTTATCGTTGTCGACGCTCCCTCCCATTCTTCTTCAGTACCCGACCTAGATGATGAAGGTATAAATGGGTCCCAGAAATCCCATCCAGAAACTGCTGGCGGAGGTGGAGGCGGTGGGAGAGCGGTGGAAGCGGTGGTGGAAGTTGTCCATGTTGTTGTAGTTGGAGTTGGACTCATCGGctgcggcggcggcggcggcggcggaggagGATGAAGATTTGGCGGGGGAGTGGGTGGGGGAAGAGGCGGAagatggtggtggtggtttGTTTCAATATGGTTGATTTCGGTGGTGGCAAATTGAAGCAAGGCAGAACCTGTATTTCGGAGAGAACGAATGTAGATTGAATGAGAAGCAGAAAAAGCTTGTCTTGCTTCCACTAGCTGTTTCATATACCTTTTTCTTGCTTTGCATCTCGACACCATTTCCTCTCTCCTTATTCTTGAATTACAGCTCCCCATTTCACAAAATCAATCACAGATCAGATCAAACCAAAATGGGTTTTTTTCACTTTCCTTGATTTCTCAAGCTTCAATCATCAATGGAGGACAGACAGAgagacaaataaaataaaataacacttcTTGGTTTCTCAGAATGACAAATCTCtctgtttctctctctatattatTTCACTGTAGTAGCGGAGTGAAGAAGACGAACGACAGAGCACGCTTTGGGACAGTGGAGACCAACGTTGGGCAGAGAGACAGAACTTTTATAATGGAACTGAGATGACTAAAATACCCCTCATTGTATCTAAAATTGCAATAAAGGTGAGTTCTTTTGACTCTGAGTCAAACAACACGAAGGGGTTATTGAAAGTCGTACGGAGAAAGTAGCACCGGAAGTCCGGCGGGGTAATTTGGGGATTTAATAATTTAACGGCCATGCAAAAATTGCTTTCATGgtttaaacaatttaaagaGAGACACTTGTACTACCCTTTGTCAGCATTAGAATGTTTCATTCCATCAATCTATATTAAGTCCTGTTTGgttttctttatattaattgtgtgtttaaactcaattttttctCTACTTCTtctaactaaataaattataaaaaataagttgaatCTAACTTACcctaaaaataattcattaattctGATCTTATTGtgtaattttgaattttgaattttgaattaacCAGATTCATGTAAATATATTcatgtaaatatgtaaatactTACTCTACATTATTGCAATTGGTAATAGAATAGGCACAACGGTaactttttattcaattaatgaTCAAGCTGTTAATGTATATCggttattttcttaaaaaaaatggattttaatttttctggtaatttaaaagatttcatGCCTAATTTGTCTATagaaagtttttgaaaaacctaAAATATTACCCACATCTTTTCAATGGCTAAATCTAACTAACAAATTTGCTACATTGTTGAAATCTGtcatcagatttttttttttctatttttaagtccaattttgttaaatttgacTAAATGAATTTGgtcatttttctatttaaaatatttaaaaatatagtgTAAAGATTGTAAAGtgtaatcaaataataaatttagttggaagaaaaaaatttaacatttgaaagtcaaaattttttatttctaaaaatatgagTACCACttaataacattaattagtGGGATGAGGGAGTTTAGGGATAATTATGTATTGAATTATTGGGAAATTGTTAATAAATGAGTTTAATTCGGGATGACATTGGATTTGGATTCAGATTTAGATTTGGATTGAGGATtagaatattattaaaatataaaatataatatatagataaatattttgatgattatatatttatttacatttttat from Impatiens glandulifera chromosome 9, dImpGla2.1, whole genome shotgun sequence includes the following:
- the LOC124914695 gene encoding protein ALTERED PHOSPHATE STARVATION RESPONSE 1-like, with translation MGSCNSRIRREEMVSRCKARKRYMKQLVEARQAFSASHSIYIRSLRNTGSALLQFATTEINHIETNHHHHLPPLPPPTPPPNLHPPPPPPPPPQPMSPTPTTTTWTTSTTASTALPPPPPPPAVSGWDFWDPFIPSSSRSGTEEEWEGASTTITGSEVAVNHAVAAPPSVVTTTTTSELAMVVSCKSKDLFEIIKELDEYFINAANAGGSLSSLLEIPSCSFQDPSSSGKIYGYGKGLSPMLWSWGSCRKTDSFKVGEFLTERNQGDTLVGSHSSTVEKLYAWEKKLYSEVKNAETLKLEHEKRSSQLRKLEIKRADYMKTEKMKKEVEKLESRMMVSSQTIQTTSSEIIKLRESDLYPQLVELVKRLTGMWRSMYECHQVQTHIVKQLKYLNVTPSTDPTTEIHRQSTLQLELQLQQWHLGFCNLVKAQRDYIQALAGWLRLSLFQFGENPLSKTCQDSAIYLLCEEWLLAINRVPDKVASEGIKSLLTVIHVIVVQQGEEQKQKKRSELAFKHLEKKVSQLRALEGKYGPSFSMQPESSSGRIRTDPISIKRAKAGSLRGKAEEEKIRHEKSVGMTRAMTLNNLQMGLPQVFEAITGFSNVCIHAYESVCNRATSISQDAHEVKRLLT